CACCTTCAAGGAAAACTGCCCGGACCTGCGCAATTCGCGCGTGATCGACGTGATCCGCGAATTGCAGGATTACAACGCGCAGGTCGACGTGCACGATCCGCTGGCCGACGCCGAAGAGGCGAAGCGCGAATATGACGTGAAACTGGTGTCGAGCCTCGACGACAACACCTACGATGCCGTGGTGCTGGCCGTCGCGCATGAGGATTACAAGGCGATGGGCGCCAGCGGCATTCGCGCGCTGGGCAAGGAAGAGCATGTATTCCTCGACCTCAAGTCCATTTTCAACGCCGATGAAAGCGACCTGCGCCTCTGACCCGGGGGTCAGACGCGCGAATCAGCAGCGCCAATACGAAATCAGCTAAAGGCGTTTTCCGCGAAATCGCCCGATTTCACTGTGTCGTCGATGCGCTTCAGCGTCGAGAGCAGGCCTTCCATCATGTCGAGCGGCCAGGCATTGGGGCCGTCCGACTTGGCATTGGCGGGATCGGGGTGCGTTTCCATGAACACGCCTGAGATACCCGCTGCAATGGCTGCACGTGCCAGCACCGGCACGAATTCGCGCTGCCCGCCCGAAGATGTGCCCTTGCCGCCGGGAAGCTGGACCGAATGGGTCGCATCGAACACGACCGGGCAACCGGTCTCGCGCATGATGGCGAGGCCGCGCATGTCGGAAACGAGGTTCTGGTAGCCGAAAGACGCGCCGCGTTCGCAAACCATGATATTCTCGCCCGTGCCGCCCGCCGCTTTCGCCGCGTCGCGCGCTTTTTCGACCACATTGGCCATGTCGCCCGGTGCCATGAACTGCGCTTTCTTGATGTTTACCGCGGTGTCGCGTTCGGCCACGGCGCAGATGAAATCGGTCTGGCGGGCGAGGAAGGCGGGCGTCTGCATCACGTCGACGACTTCGGAAACGGGGCCGACCTGCTCCTTCTCGTGCACGTCGGTCAGCACCGGAACGCCGACTTCGCTTTTCACCTTGGCAAGAATTTTCAGGCCTTCATCGAGGCCCGGGCCGCGAAAGCTCTTGCCCGATGTGCGGTTCGCCTTGTCGAAAGAGCTCTTGTAGATGAAGGGGATGCCGAGCCGATCCGTGATTTCCTTCATCGCGGTCGAGGTGCGCATGGCCATGTCTTCCGATTCGATGACGCAAGGGCCGGCGATCAGGAAGAACGGTTTGTCGATGCCGATATCGTGTCCGCACAGTTTCATGGAATATCTCCGAAAATTCCTCAGCCGAGCGCTGCCAGCGCGTCGACCGTTGCAACAAGGTTCAGTGTGTCGGTGCCGGGTGAGGGGGCAGCTGTGCTGCCGCTGCCATTTCGGCTCCGTGTGTCCAGGCCAGCCCCTACCCCGCTCGTTACGTAAACGAAAGCGATTCCGTATTCGTCCGCGCCGCGCAGGTCTGTCTTGGCGTTGTCGCCGATGGCGAGAACACGGCGGCGATCGATATCGCTGCCCGTGATTTGCCGCGCAACAGCCAGCGCACGGTCATAGATCGGGGCATAGGGCTTGCCGAAATAGACGACCTCGCCGCCAAGCCGCTCATATTCTTGTGCAATTGCGCCTGCGCATAGTTCCCGCACGCCGTCGCGCTCCACCTCGATATCGGGATTGAGGCAGATCATGGTCGCGCCGCTTTCGGCGCCTGCGCGCACTTCATCCGCGTGATGGGCAAGATCGTTCGCATGACCGTCAGCGAAACCGCAACAGACGATGATGTCGCTATCCGCCGCTGTGCCCGAAAATTCCAGACCCTCGCTCGCCAGCGCCTCCCGGTCGCGCTGCGAACCGATGAAACCGGCACTCTGTCCCTCATGCTCGCGCAAATAGGCCAGCGCTGCATCGCCGGAGCTGACGATCCCGTCATAGCAATCGGGCGCGATGCCGAGGCCGTCGAGCTGGATCTTTACCGCAGGCGCCGGGCGCGGGGCATTGGTAAGGAAGACGATGGTGCGCCCTTCGCCCTTCCATGCCCGCAACAGGTCCAGCGCGCCGGGGAAGGGGCGCGCGCCATTGTGCACGCAGCCCCACAGGTCGCACAGAATGACGTCGTAGGACGGGTCCAGCGTCATGAAACGCCCATGATCCGCAGGCTGTTTTCGACATGCTCGACATCGCTGGGATTGTTGAGCTCCCAGATGTCCCATTCGGGCGGCGCGACTTCGACCACGGTGATGGGCGCGCCCATATCGAGGAAGCGCAGCTGTTCGAGACCTTCCAGCTGTTCAAGCGCGGTGGGCGAATGCTCGACATAGGCGCGCAGGGCGGCAGGGCGATAGGCGTAGAGGCCGATATGCAGCAGCAGCGGCAGCTTGTCGTCGTCTACCTCATCGCGGGCGAAATGCGGGATCATCCGCTTGGAGAAATAGTGTGCGTGGCCCTTGCCGGACGTCGCGGCGAACGTCCCGCCGACAATGCCCTTGCGCTCATCGGCGGCCAGCGTTTCGTACAGACTGGCCGACACGCGCACGACAGGCGTTGCAACGGCCGCGGACTCGTCTGCCGCCATGCGTTCGATCAGGCTTTCGACGAAATAGGCTGGCGTCAGCGGCGCATCGCCCTGCAGGTTTACGATAAGGTCGGGCTCGGCATCCAGCTTACCCAGCACCTCGGCGCAGCGTTCGGTGCCATTGCGGCATTCAGGCAAGGTCCAGATCGCTTCGCCGCCAAAGCCTTCGACCGCATCGACGATTTCCTGGCTGTCGGTCGCCACGGCGACGCGCGACACGCCCTCGACCCGCATGGCCGCTTCCCAGCTACGATGGATCAGCGACTTTGCCTCGCCATCCTTGCCGCGCAGCGGGGCGAGCGGCTTGCCCGGATAACGCTGCGAAGCGAAGCGTGCGGGGATGACGATCATCACATCGGCCATGGTCGATCCTTTTCGTATCGGGAGAGCGGCCTAGCGCGCGCCGGCGCGCAGGCAATCATGCACATGCACCACGCCTGCCAGCGTGCCGTCCTCATCGACCACGGGCAGCGCGCTTACCTTGTTGCCGCTCATCAGCGCCATGGCCTCTTCCACAAGGCAGGACGGTGCGATGGTCATCGGCTTCTTGGTGGCAGTAGAACCGGCATCGCGGTCCAGCAGGCCATCCATATTGCGGCGCAGATCGCCATCGGTGATGACGCCCAGCAGCTTGCCGTCCTCCAGCACGGCAGCAACGCCGAGCCCCTTGGCCGACATTTCGACCAGCACATCGCCCA
This sequence is a window from Aurantiacibacter gangjinensis. Protein-coding genes within it:
- a CDS encoding TIGR01459 family HAD-type hydrolase, which codes for MTLDPSYDVILCDLWGCVHNGARPFPGALDLLRAWKGEGRTIVFLTNAPRPAPAVKIQLDGLGIAPDCYDGIVSSGDAALAYLREHEGQSAGFIGSQRDREALASEGLEFSGTAADSDIIVCCGFADGHANDLAHHADEVRAGAESGATMICLNPDIEVERDGVRELCAGAIAQEYERLGGEVVYFGKPYAPIYDRALAVARQITGSDIDRRRVLAIGDNAKTDLRGADEYGIAFVYVTSGVGAGLDTRSRNGSGSTAAPSPGTDTLNLVATVDALAALG
- the kdsA gene encoding 3-deoxy-8-phosphooctulonate synthase, whose amino-acid sequence is MKLCGHDIGIDKPFFLIAGPCVIESEDMAMRTSTAMKEITDRLGIPFIYKSSFDKANRTSGKSFRGPGLDEGLKILAKVKSEVGVPVLTDVHEKEQVGPVSEVVDVMQTPAFLARQTDFICAVAERDTAVNIKKAQFMAPGDMANVVEKARDAAKAAGGTGENIMVCERGASFGYQNLVSDMRGLAIMRETGCPVVFDATHSVQLPGGKGTSSGGQREFVPVLARAAIAAGISGVFMETHPDPANAKSDGPNAWPLDMMEGLLSTLKRIDDTVKSGDFAENAFS
- a CDS encoding 3-deoxy-manno-octulosonate cytidylyltransferase; this encodes MADVMIVIPARFASQRYPGKPLAPLRGKDGEAKSLIHRSWEAAMRVEGVSRVAVATDSQEIVDAVEGFGGEAIWTLPECRNGTERCAEVLGKLDAEPDLIVNLQGDAPLTPAYFVESLIERMAADESAAVATPVVRVSASLYETLAADERKGIVGGTFAATSGKGHAHYFSKRMIPHFARDEVDDDKLPLLLHIGLYAYRPAALRAYVEHSPTALEQLEGLEQLRFLDMGAPITVVEVAPPEWDIWELNNPSDVEHVENSLRIMGVS